Sequence from the Dehalococcoidia bacterium genome:
CCCGCAGTGCTCTCCGCCGCCGACGAAGTGGCGGTGGAGATGTTCCTGTTTCAGCAGATAGCCTTTCTGGACATCGTCAAGCTGGTCAAGGCGGCGCTGGATGCGCACCGTCCGGTGCGCCAGCCATCGCTGGACGACATTTTGGCTGCGGACGCCTGGGCGCGGGAGTTCACCGCGAACCAGGTGCCCACGTAGAACGAGAAGAAGCTGCATATGCCGTATATTGACACCGCGCTCAGCATCCTGACCTTCCTCGGCGTCCTCATTGTCCTGGTCCTGATACACGAGGTGGGCCACTACGTCACCGCCCGCCTCGCGGGCGTCCAGGTTGTGGAGTTCGGCTTCGGCTATCCGCCCCGGCTCTTCGCCATCAAGCGCGGGGGCACGGAGTACTCGTTCAACATCCTGCCTCTGGGCGGATTCGTGAAGCTGGTCGGAGAGGAGGACCCCACGCATCCGCGCAGCCTGGCACGGCAGCCCGCATGGGTACGCGCCATCATTCTGGCCGCGGGCGCGGTGATGAACGCACTACTGCCCGTCCTTCTGTTCACCATTACCGCCATGGTCCCCCAGTCCAGCATATCGGGGGACGTGCGCATCTTGGCCGTGGCGCCCAATTCGCCCGCCGAGCGGGCGGGCCTGCGCCCGGGGGACGTGGTCCAGAAGATAGCCGGTGAGACCATCAACCGCTCCGCCGAGCTTTCGTACCTCATTCAGATCAACCTGGGCAATCCTCTGCAGTTCGTGGTGCGCCGGGACGGCGAGGCAAAGACCTTGAGCGGCATAGTGCCGCGCTTCAACCCGCCGCAGGGCCAGGGCGCGACGGGCATCATCATCCGCACCGGCGACCTGACGGTGCAGGATGTGGCCGCGGGATCCCCGGCCGCGGCGGTCGGCCTGCGCCCGGGGGACTCCATCATCCAGGTGAACGGGGAGCCCCTCACGACGGCGCGCGCCCCGCTCGCGGCATTGGCGCAGGAGACGCATGGAGACACGTCGCGCGGGCTGGATTTCCTGGTAGAACGGAACGGCAAGTTTCAGACGGTCGGGGGCACGCTGGACAAGGTCCCGGCGGCGCCAGGGCTGGCGGGCATTGGCCTCACCATGCGCGAGGCGAATGTGCGGAGCGTCGTCCTGTCCAAGCCCTTCTTGGAGGCGGTTCCCTACGGCGTGCAGCGCAGCGTGGAGACCCTGGTCTTAGCCAAGAACACCATCGTCACATGGGTTTCCGGCACCACCGCTCCGCAGTTCGCGGGCCCCGTCGGCATCGCCCAGATGACCGGCGAAGTGGCGAGCCTCGGCGGAATCTTAGCGCTGATGGAGTTGGCGGCCCTCCTGAGCATGAACATGGCCTTCTTCAACATTCTGCCCATCCCCATGCTGGACGGCGGGCGGCTCCTCTTCGTCGTCATTGAGGTGGTCAGAGGGGGCAAGCGCATCTCCCCGCAGCGCGAGGGCTTTGTGCACATGGTGGGATTCGCGGTCTTGATTGCGATGATTGTCGTGGTCACGTACTTCGACATCGCGCGCCTGGTCAGGGGGGAGAGCCTGCTGCGATGAGCGCGCGCCGTCTGTCGAAAAAGATATACATCGGGAACGTGGACGTCGGCGGCGACGCGCCCGTCCGCGTGCAGTCCATGACCAAGACCCTCACCTCTGACGTGGAGGCCACGGTCCGAGAGATTGCGGGCCTGGAGGACGCAGGCTGCGAGATTATCCGCTGCGCCGTGCCCGACATGGCGGCGGCGCAAGCCATCCCTGAAATAAAGAAGCGCATCCACATTCCGCTGGTCGCCGACATCCACTTTCACCATCACCTGGCCATCGAGTCGCTCAAGGGCGGCGTGGACGGCCTGCGCCTCAACCCGGGCAACATCCGCGACCCGGAGAAAGTGCGCGAGGTGGTCAAGCTGGCCAAGGAGCGGCGGGTGCCCATCCGCGTGGGCGTGAACTTCGGGAGCCTGCCTCCCGTGGGGCTGATCGGTCAGAAGACGGGGACCTCACGTCTGACGGACGGGGTGAACAAGCTCGCCAAGGCGGGCGGCCCCGCCGGTGCGCCGACCGTGGTGGACCACATGGTCCAGACGGCGCTGTGGGAGATTGGCCTGCTGGAAGAGCAGGACTTTGACCTCATCAAGATTTCCATGAAGGCGTTCGACGTGCCCACCACCGTGGAGGCGTACCAGCGCATCGCGGAGCTTGTCCCGTACCCGCTGCACCTGGGCATCACCGAGTCCGGCACGGTCAAGTCCGGCACGGTCCGCAGCGCGGTGGGCCTGGGGCTGCTTCTGTGGGAAGGCCTCGGCGACACCATCCGCGTCTCGCTCGCGGGTGACTCGCGCGACGAGGTGTACGTCGGCTACGAAATCCTGAAGTCGCTCAACCTGCGGGAGAAAGGCCCCGTGCTGGTGGCGTGCCCCTCCTGCGGCCGGGCCGACGTGGATATCCGCAAGCTCGCGGACCAGGTGGACGAGCTGGTGAACAAGATGGGCAAGAAGGTGAAGGTAGCCGTCATGGGGTGCGAGGTGAACGGCCCCGGCGAGGCCAAGGACGCGGACGTGGGCCTGGCGGCCGGACGAGGGCGCGCCGTCATCTTCCGCAAGGGCGTGAAGGTGCGCGTGGTGGATGAGAAGGACATGCTCGCCGCGCTGATGGAGGAAGTGGAGAAGGTGTAGGGCAAGTTCCACGTGCCCAAGTATCCAATTGTCCGAGCCGAGGATGTAATCAGGGTCCTGCAACGGGACGGTTGGCGACTAGTCCGTTCACTCTGAAAGGCGGACGGTAGATGCGGCGCGCGGTTGTTGGACAGGCTCTAAGGGTGGCACGCACGCGACTGAGGGAATCGCTCCCCACCCCGTGTTCATTGGCGCCCGTATGGAGAACGCTCCGCTCGGCTTGCTTAGCGTCCCGGCGGGCGCAGGCCGCCGCCAAAGCCGCCGCCGACTCCGAACGTGGGGGTGGTCTGTGGTGCGGTCCCCTTCGCCGAGCTGTCAGCCACCACCATGTCCCCCTCCTGCAGGCCGCTGGTGACCTCTATGTTCTGGCTGTCCGTGACCCCCGTCGTCACCGTCCGGTCCTCGACGGCGCCGTTCACCAACACACGGACGACGCGGGTCTGACCCGACTGCCGCACGGCCTTAACGGGCACGGTCAGTATGTTGTCCCGCTGGTCCACCGTTATGCTCGCGAGAACGGTGAACCCCGGATGGAGAAGATCAAGGACGTTGATCGGCTGTCCGTTGGAACCGGCGGGGCGGCCCGTACCGCCTGCCCGCGGCGTGCCTGACGCGGTGGTGCCCGCGCGGGGTGTGCCTGATGCAGTAGCGCCCGCGCGAGGTGTCGCGGAGGGAGAAGCGCTCGCGCCTGACTGAGACCCAATCGCGGATGGCTGCTGGGGCAGAATATCCAGGTACACGTCGTATGAGACAATGCCGCTCGTGGACGTGCCAAGGTAGGAGATAAGCCCGACGCGAGCGGAAACCGGAATACCCGGGAGCGCCTCCATGGTGAGGCTCGCCAATTGTCCGGTGCGCACCTTGGCGACGTCCACCTCGTCCACGGTGGCGACAACCTGAAGCTTCCCCACCTCGCTCATCTGGATAACGACCGCCGACGCGCTCACGCCCATGCCCTGCTGGACGTTGACCGCTGTGACGACTCCATCGAACGGCGCAAGGATCTTGGACCCGTCCATTTGCTTCTGCGTACTGTTCACCTGGGCCTGCGCCTGTGCGACCGTGGCCTGCGCCTGCACGATGTCGTTAGGGGTATACGGATTCTGGCGCAAGGATAGCGCCTGCTGAGCCTGAGCGATTGCCTCCTGCTGGAGCTGCACGTCGGTGTTCAGAGGCGCATTAAGGGCGGCCAGGGTCTGCTCCGCCGACGCCACGGTCGCCTGCGCGGCGGCGATGTCCGCGGGATTGGGGTTCTTCAGGATGTCCAGTTTGGCTTTCGCGGAATCCAGCGCTGCCTGCGCGATGCCAACGCTCGCCTGGGCAATGGAAATGTCGCCCGCGTTTGGATGCAAGAGCTGGTCGAGCTTCGTTTTGGCGGTGTCATAGGACGCCTGGGCCGCCGCCGTGCTCGCGTTGGCGGAATCTATGTCGTCCTTTAACGGCTGCCGCAGTTGATCGAGTTTGAGCTGCGCCACAGCAAGGCTCGTCTGGGCGCTGACCGCGTCGTTCTGTGCGTTCGCCGTTTCTGTATAGGAGGGGAAATGCCCGAGACTGTTGATAAGGTTGTTCAGCCCGGCCTGTTTCGCGTTGACAGTCGCCTGCGCGCTTTGGACCGCCGCGTTGGCGGCGCTCAGGTCGGCCTGTGACGGGTTCGTCAGCTTGTTCAGTTGAGCTCGCGCGGTCGCAACGCTGTTGGCGGCGCTCGCCACCGACGCCTGCGCGGCGGCGACGTCGCCAGCCGAGGGATGAAGCAATTGGTCCAGCCTCGTCTTGGCGGTGTCCACGTTGTGCTGGGCCGTATCAATGGCGCTCTGAGCGGCTGCAATGTCCGTGGCCGTTGGGCGCAGGAGCTGGTCCAGCTTCGCCTTGTTGGCGTTCAGTTGCGCCTTCGCCGCCGCAATCTGCTCGGGCCGGGCGCTGGTACTCAGCGCGCCCAGCCGTATTTTGGCGGAACGAACCGCGGACTCCGCCGTCGCGATATCCTCGGGCCGGGAGCCCGCGCGCAGGGCGTCGAGCTTCGCCTGGGCGCTGGACAGGGATGCCTGTTGCTGCTGCAATTGGGTCTGCAACGTATCGGAGCTCAGCTCCGCCAGGGTGTTCCCCTTCTTGACCAGGCTGCCGACGTCCACGTTCAGCTTGGAGACCGTTCCCGAAACGCTCCCCGAGACGCCGCCCGTCACGTCGAAGGAAAGCTTGGCCTGGGACTGGTTCGGCACGGTGATGCTGCCGCTCGTGTTGACCGCGACCTTGATGGCGCCGCGCGTGACTGGCACGGTGTTGACGGCGGCGGCGGGCGCGGCGCTCGGGCCGGCGATTTGCGCCCTGACGAAGTAGCCTCCCACACCGAGGGCAGCCACGATCACGACGATGATTGCGACAGTCTTAAGCGGACGGGACATGTGTTTAAGTCCTCTTCTTACAAGTAGTCGGCACGCGTGAAAGCCAGTGCCTGTCCTGAAATCGCCAGCTCTTTAATGGTATCACCTCTAGAACGCTGCCGGATAACAAAAGTTAGCATCAGGCGCCGCGCCTCTTCGTCCCTGTCCCTTACCCGATAACCAGGATGCGCCCCATGACAGGGCGCGGCCCATCTGCTATAGTGCGGCGGAGACACAACGCCACTTCAGGAGGTGCGTATGCCCGGGCCACTCGTCATCAACAAGGCGAAGACAGCCGTCCTCTGCATGGACTATCAGAACGACATCGTCCGCGGCTATCCCAGCGCACAGGAAACCGGCATGCTCAAGAAGGCCAACGCCGTGCTGGAGGCCGCCCGCAAGGCGGGCATCCCCGTCATCTACGTCGTCGTCCGCTTCCGCGACGGCTACCCAGAGGTCAGCCCCCGCAACAGCAGCTTCAGCGGCATTAAGAAGGCGGGCATTCTGCGGGAGGGCACCCCCGGCGGCGACGTCCACGCGGACGTCGCGCCCAAGCCCGGCGATATCATCGTCACGAAGCGGCGGGTGGGCGCCTTCTCCACGACGGACATGAACGCGGTGCTCAGCGGCCGCGGCGCCGAGACCATCGTCCTCCTGGGCATCGCCACCAGCGGCGTCGTGCTGTCCACCGTGCGACACGCCGCCGACGCCGACTACGACATCGTCGTCCTGTCGGACTGCTGCGCGGACCGCGACCCGGAGGTCCACCGCGTTCTGCTGGAGAAGGTCTTCCCCCGGCAGGCGACGGTCACCACGTCCGAGGAGTTCATCAAGGCGGTGCGCTCATGACGACACGCTTCGGGTTCCTGTTCATGCCCGCGCCTCCGCAGGAGTACGTCTCCTGGATCAAGGAGGCGGACGCCATTGGCGCCGAGAAGATCGGCATCGGCGACTCGCAGTCGCTGTACCGCGACGTGTACGTGGCGCTGACCCTGGCCGCGGTCAACTCGAAGCGCATCCAGATCGGCCCGCGCGTCACGAACCCCATCACGCGGCATCCGGCGGTCAGCGCGAGCGCCATCGCCAGCATTGACGAGCTGTCGGACGGGCGCGCCTTCTTCGGCATCGGCACGGGGCACAGCGCGCCGCTGAACATCGGCATGAAGCCCGCGAAGCTGGCCGACCTGCGCGAGTACGTGGGGTGCATGCGCACGCTGTTCCAGAAGGGGGAGGCCCCGTACCAGGGCCGCACCGTGCGCCTGACGTGGCCCAAGCGCTACGTGCCCATCTACGTGGCCGGCTCAGGGCCGAAGGCGCTGCGCCTGGCGGGGGAGATCGGCGACGGCGTCATCATCGGCTGCGGCATCAGCCGTTCCGTGGCGCAGGAGGCGCTCTCCATCGTGGCGGAGGGCGCGCGGGCGAGCGGGCGCGAGCTGAAGGACCTGGACGTCTGGTTCTATATCCCGTCGGCGTTCGCGGAGGACACCGCGACGGCGCAGCTTGAGGTGCGCGGCTCGGTGGTGTCCGGTTCGCACGCCTTCTTCTACGGCGGCATCGAGGGCAGGGGCGTGCCGAAGCACCTGGAGGACAAGGTGCGGCAGCTCGTGGAGAGCTATCGCGTGGACC
This genomic interval carries:
- the rseP gene encoding RIP metalloprotease RseP gives rise to the protein MPYIDTALSILTFLGVLIVLVLIHEVGHYVTARLAGVQVVEFGFGYPPRLFAIKRGGTEYSFNILPLGGFVKLVGEEDPTHPRSLARQPAWVRAIILAAGAVMNALLPVLLFTITAMVPQSSISGDVRILAVAPNSPAERAGLRPGDVVQKIAGETINRSAELSYLIQINLGNPLQFVVRRDGEAKTLSGIVPRFNPPQGQGATGIIIRTGDLTVQDVAAGSPAAAVGLRPGDSIIQVNGEPLTTARAPLAALAQETHGDTSRGLDFLVERNGKFQTVGGTLDKVPAAPGLAGIGLTMREANVRSVVLSKPFLEAVPYGVQRSVETLVLAKNTIVTWVSGTTAPQFAGPVGIAQMTGEVASLGGILALMELAALLSMNMAFFNILPIPMLDGGRLLFVVIEVVRGGKRISPQREGFVHMVGFAVLIAMIVVVTYFDIARLVRGESLLR
- the ispG gene encoding flavodoxin-dependent (E)-4-hydroxy-3-methylbut-2-enyl-diphosphate synthase, which translates into the protein MSARRLSKKIYIGNVDVGGDAPVRVQSMTKTLTSDVEATVREIAGLEDAGCEIIRCAVPDMAAAQAIPEIKKRIHIPLVADIHFHHHLAIESLKGGVDGLRLNPGNIRDPEKVREVVKLAKERRVPIRVGVNFGSLPPVGLIGQKTGTSRLTDGVNKLAKAGGPAGAPTVVDHMVQTALWEIGLLEEQDFDLIKISMKAFDVPTTVEAYQRIAELVPYPLHLGITESGTVKSGTVRSAVGLGLLLWEGLGDTIRVSLAGDSRDEVYVGYEILKSLNLREKGPVLVACPSCGRADVDIRKLADQVDELVNKMGKKVKVAVMGCEVNGPGEAKDADVGLAAGRGRAVIFRKGVKVRVVDEKDMLAALMEEVEKV
- a CDS encoding efflux RND transporter periplasmic adaptor subunit is translated as MSRPLKTVAIIVVIVAALGVGGYFVRAQIAGPSAAPAAAVNTVPVTRGAIKVAVNTSGSITVPNQSQAKLSFDVTGGVSGSVSGTVSKLNVDVGSLVKKGNTLAELSSDTLQTQLQQQQASLSSAQAKLDALRAGSRPEDIATAESAVRSAKIRLGALSTSARPEQIAAAKAQLNANKAKLDQLLRPTATDIAAAQSAIDTAQHNVDTAKTRLDQLLHPSAGDVAAAQASVASAANSVATARAQLNKLTNPSQADLSAANAAVQSAQATVNAKQAGLNNLINSLGHFPSYTETANAQNDAVSAQTSLAVAQLKLDQLRQPLKDDIDSANASTAAAQASYDTAKTKLDQLLHPNAGDISIAQASVGIAQAALDSAKAKLDILKNPNPADIAAAQATVASAEQTLAALNAPLNTDVQLQQEAIAQAQQALSLRQNPYTPNDIVQAQATVAQAQAQVNSTQKQMDGSKILAPFDGVVTAVNVQQGMGVSASAVVIQMSEVGKLQVVATVDEVDVAKVRTGQLASLTMEALPGIPVSARVGLISYLGTSTSGIVSYDVYLDILPQQPSAIGSQSGASASPSATPRAGATASGTPRAGTTASGTPRAGGTGRPAGSNGQPINVLDLLHPGFTVLASITVDQRDNILTVPVKAVRQSGQTRVVRVLVNGAVEDRTVTTGVTDSQNIEVTSGLQEGDMVVADSSAKGTAPQTTPTFGVGGGFGGGLRPPGR
- a CDS encoding cysteine hydrolase, whose protein sequence is MPGPLVINKAKTAVLCMDYQNDIVRGYPSAQETGMLKKANAVLEAARKAGIPVIYVVVRFRDGYPEVSPRNSSFSGIKKAGILREGTPGGDVHADVAPKPGDIIVTKRRVGAFSTTDMNAVLSGRGAETIVLLGIATSGVVLSTVRHAADADYDIVVLSDCCADRDPEVHRVLLEKVFPRQATVTTSEEFIKAVRS
- a CDS encoding LLM class flavin-dependent oxidoreductase; this translates as MTTRFGFLFMPAPPQEYVSWIKEADAIGAEKIGIGDSQSLYRDVYVALTLAAVNSKRIQIGPRVTNPITRHPAVSASAIASIDELSDGRAFFGIGTGHSAPLNIGMKPAKLADLREYVGCMRTLFQKGEAPYQGRTVRLTWPKRYVPIYVAGSGPKALRLAGEIGDGVIIGCGISRSVAQEALSIVAEGARASGRELKDLDVWFYIPSAFAEDTATAQLEVRGSVVSGSHAFFYGGIEGRGVPKHLEDKVRQLVESYRVDQHIRPNESQDNYDLIDKLGLREYLVDRFAIAGGPKDAAQRIRDLASWGVTNIWMSLHAPDKVRTVRVFGQKVLPLLGDQVRVAPKA